A genome region from Pseudanabaena sp. Chao 1811 includes the following:
- the mutS gene encoding DNA mismatch repair protein MutS, giving the protein MAELVLSSAQINRAALTPMMLHYIEMKEQYPHAVMLYRLGDFFEAFFEDAELIARELELVLTGRDGGKAIGRIAMAGIPHHALDRYANQLVEKGYSIAVCDQMESAAEAQGLVRREVTRVITPGTVIEEGMLAAKKNNFLVAISNGGDNWGLAYTDISTGEFAVTQLNSTEHLIQELLRLQPAEVLIPIDVPNPQLFRGSKSEKAADFWEGIAQKKQSSLPEPFSALPESFCYTPRSQSSFALAEAKQRILETFRVRSLEGFGCQSLPLAIRAAGGILEYLESTQKSVKMPLQGISTYAIADYLILDNQTRRNLEITQTVRDGTYFSSLLWALDKTTTGMGSRALRRWLLQPIKDIAAINERLDTISELYKQHSLRKNLRSCLSQIYDIERLCSRIGAGTANGRDLIAVAISLDRMRDVADVVAKSNSRYLKALQSVPSELLQLGAQLQKTLVEEPPIYITEGNIIRSGVNEQLDHLRQQSRDDVEWLAAFEKQEKERTGINTLKVGFNKAFGYYISISRGKSEQAPADYIRKQTLTNEERYITPELKERETRILNADNELKQLEYDIFVELRSLAAKHIEPMRTLATALAAADVLCSLAEVAVTYNYCRPEIKSDRAIAIHNGRHPVVEQSLPAGFFVPNSTYLGHDDQSPDCPDLIVLTGPNMSGKSIYLRQVGLIQLMAQVGSFVPAESATLGICDRIFTRVGAVDDLATGQSTFMVEMNETANILNHAKENSLVLLDEIGRGTSTFDGMAIAWSVAEYIANKIKARGIFATHYHELNELASLLPNVANFQVTVKELEDEIIFLHQVQEGGADRSYGIEVGRLAGLPPSVISRAKQVLEQIAKNSHIATGLRSGGSEKISNKSDDKSSKASSKPKRDLTQDSQMTIDDLLTAKDGFKKI; this is encoded by the coding sequence ATGGCTGAATTAGTTCTGTCCTCGGCTCAAATCAATCGCGCTGCCCTTACACCAATGATGCTGCACTATATCGAAATGAAGGAGCAGTATCCCCATGCGGTGATGCTGTATCGATTAGGGGATTTTTTTGAGGCGTTTTTTGAGGATGCAGAACTAATTGCGCGGGAATTAGAACTAGTCCTGACGGGGCGCGATGGCGGTAAGGCGATCGGACGGATTGCGATGGCAGGAATTCCGCACCATGCGCTCGATCGCTATGCCAATCAGTTAGTTGAAAAGGGCTACTCGATCGCTGTTTGCGATCAAATGGAATCGGCGGCAGAAGCACAGGGACTAGTCCGCCGTGAAGTCACGCGAGTAATTACCCCCGGAACCGTGATCGAGGAGGGGATGCTGGCGGCGAAGAAAAATAATTTTTTAGTGGCGATCTCTAATGGTGGGGACAACTGGGGTTTAGCCTATACCGATATTTCCACAGGTGAATTTGCGGTCACACAGCTAAATAGCACTGAGCATCTCATTCAAGAACTCTTGCGCTTGCAACCTGCGGAAGTTCTTATTCCCATTGATGTGCCGAATCCGCAATTATTTCGTGGTTCCAAATCGGAGAAAGCTGCCGATTTTTGGGAAGGAATTGCCCAGAAAAAGCAATCTTCTCTTCCTGAACCCTTTAGCGCTTTACCTGAGAGCTTTTGCTATACGCCGCGATCGCAATCCTCTTTTGCGTTAGCCGAAGCCAAACAAAGGATTCTTGAGACATTTAGAGTGCGATCGCTAGAGGGATTTGGCTGTCAGTCTTTACCCTTGGCAATTAGAGCCGCAGGTGGAATTTTAGAATATTTAGAATCGACTCAAAAAAGCGTAAAGATGCCTTTGCAAGGGATTTCCACCTATGCGATCGCGGATTATTTAATTCTCGATAACCAAACGCGCCGCAATCTGGAAATTACCCAAACCGTGCGCGATGGCACATATTTTAGTTCTCTACTTTGGGCTTTGGATAAAACGACGACGGGTATGGGTAGCCGTGCTTTGCGACGTTGGCTATTGCAACCTATTAAGGATATTGCCGCGATTAACGAACGTCTCGATACAATTTCTGAATTATATAAGCAACATTCTCTCCGTAAGAATCTCAGAAGTTGCTTGAGTCAAATTTACGATATTGAAAGGCTATGCAGTCGGATCGGTGCAGGTACGGCTAATGGACGAGATCTCATCGCTGTAGCTATATCCCTAGATCGAATGCGTGATGTTGCTGATGTTGTGGCAAAGTCCAACTCCCGCTATTTAAAGGCTCTGCAATCCGTACCATCGGAACTGCTTCAATTGGGCGCACAGTTGCAAAAAACTTTAGTGGAAGAACCACCGATTTATATTACGGAAGGAAATATCATTCGGTCGGGAGTGAATGAGCAGTTAGATCATCTGCGCCAACAGAGTCGTGATGATGTGGAATGGTTGGCAGCCTTTGAGAAACAGGAAAAGGAACGCACGGGCATTAACACGCTCAAAGTTGGCTTTAACAAAGCTTTTGGCTATTACATTAGTATCTCTCGCGGCAAGAGTGAACAGGCTCCCGCCGACTATATCCGCAAGCAAACGCTCACCAATGAAGAACGCTACATTACCCCTGAATTGAAGGAACGGGAAACGCGGATTCTCAATGCGGATAATGAATTGAAACAATTGGAATATGATATTTTCGTGGAACTACGATCGCTTGCGGCAAAACACATCGAACCAATGCGAACTCTGGCGACTGCCCTCGCCGCCGCCGATGTGCTATGTAGTCTCGCGGAAGTTGCTGTCACCTATAACTATTGCCGTCCTGAAATCAAAAGCGATCGCGCTATTGCTATTCACAATGGTCGTCATCCAGTCGTTGAGCAGTCCCTACCCGCAGGCTTTTTTGTTCCCAATTCCACCTATCTCGGTCATGATGACCAATCCCCTGATTGCCCCGATTTGATTGTCCTAACGGGACCGAATATGAGTGGCAAAAGTATCTATTTGCGGCAAGTGGGACTAATTCAATTAATGGCACAGGTGGGGAGTTTTGTGCCTGCGGAGTCGGCAACCTTGGGCATCTGCGATCGCATTTTTACCCGTGTGGGCGCAGTCGATGACCTCGCTACAGGGCAATCCACATTTATGGTGGAAATGAATGAAACCGCGAATATTCTCAACCATGCCAAAGAAAATTCTCTCGTACTCCTCGATGAGATTGGGCGCGGTACTTCTACCTTTGATGGCATGGCGATCGCATGGTCAGTTGCCGAATATATCGCCAATAAGATCAAGGCTAGAGGCATATTCGCCACCCATTATCACGAACTGAATGAACTCGCCAGTCTGCTCCCTAATGTCGCCAACTTCCAAGTCACGGTGAAGGAATTGGAAGATGAAATAATTTTCTTACACCAAGTTCAAGAGGGAGGCGCAGATCGCTCCTATGGCATCGAGGTGGGACGCTTGGCAGGTTTGCCGCCCAGTGTGATTAGTCGCGCTAAACAAGTGTTAGAACAAATCGCAAAAAATAGTCATATTGCCACAGGTTTGCGATCGGGCGGTTCGGAGAAAATATCCAATAAATCTGATGACAAATCCTCTAAGGCATCATCAAAACCTAAGAGAGATTTAACTCAAGATTCCCAAATGACCATTGATGATTTACTTACCGCCAAAGATGGATTCAAAAAAATCTGA